Proteins encoded in a region of the Planococcus citri chromosome 1, ihPlaCitr1.1, whole genome shotgun sequence genome:
- the LOC135832546 gene encoding protein artichoke-like, whose translation MRSVLRLYAVLKTLFAALLLFVLKFELMHTASLCPQDTIIQPCKCSERSNEVQIWCSYGDLNSISNALRSISQFVSKEIDELILENNLLPSLPGQMFSSIKVLRLMLRENGLQRVSSNWLAGLENSLQEIYLVEPELKSFPDDSLITLPKLEALTLSASSITKMPAIFGLSRLRYIQIEASSLTDVYPNNFQGLPLLEQLHITSSPKIKRLNEDFIHDLPRLSILNFTQCGLSYIHPRAFTRLPALTELSFTGNKFTDARLVGMAVRDLQNLATLRLDRNSINRLEEATFVDIPSLRNVYLNDNKIGIIFRAAFHRLPRLRSLDLSNNEIHMIHPESFLPARENSVEELWLNNNQIEHAFTLRLLLDSLPNLRLLDMSNNYMEELSYGIVQGHSQLEMLILENNRIKRIGRESFINLPSLRELKLRNNSISYQIGTPYWNLPALKGLDLSMNSFEHVDRFLLNGLPSLRRFDMSQNSLKAVEPASFVGNPYLEHINVSKNDLGTLSPLTFGHLQRLFDLDVSYNNLSQVVSGIPKNIEYLYVAGNNIMVIPTSVMHEFQLSALKLLDLSGNKIHKVPATSFSSLCTLRTLLLNDNSLQIIDQSTFENLPQLRVLNLAHNKILTVNKDAFKKLKHLSELNLRKNRLEIFEPSLLSQNSELKKFDISGNILTDVPANAFAANKKIEELNMSENSLTEFPSAISAIPSLQMLDLSRNQMRTLPSNVLPSLPSLREIHLSGNKLQSVNQGVFNKLQNLSILDLENNEIEQISPHALNNLPSLVMAKMSKNRISSIASSAFADLPALQSVDLQQNQLIDVANDAFTACPNLLMLNLSNNLLTSMDKAGLNGIKTLEALDLSNNKISHLSVDNVRDLSFLVLLKMDNNRLCNIEGTPFEKMSRLRMLSLRDNKMTTLPESTFSKLRSSILYFDIEGNPVKCSCNMLWLHSWLQQDDQHHPGPRCSDGVLLREHRMSRHNCEDVTEFVPGCESSSPIRPTEDTVHVLVPTITVSPTNASASAAAQVVPSTKPNSYLKPLPEETDYFDPKFIDYHENNSKTVPQNNSIPPAVLSHFIPGDTPTIYAGGRKKSNATQSPTMNPNQETAFTFFGMPIPSLNLDNFWNSGKSMEKQKKDGRREQWPLSEPEIQKDGFVPILPGEGGFVPMNITTTPKNHSSFSHHVSGHATISKVSLPTSTQRGDSIEDDSFEIEPPSRIHRNVTHRDPLLETIPKPGFLPVSPTNATRIENRRYSTTEIPRTTFISEPIFSGEIHDDSFNDRIGDVTTKPSDLNDTVLREKSDNFRPSPLSEFLVPGGQLSPDSHQPTGKSTVSKIQLVSGPSPQHEDVHTSHLRLAKSSLQSTTTTSTDINVNKNQSMSWYYSNYNRSNLEPYVGRLPIKYSSSHQNHITLPLFLINGFLLFFIF comes from the exons ATGCGAAGCGTACTTCGGCTGTACGCCGTCTTAAAGACACTTTTCGCTGCACTACTTCTGTTTGTGCTGAAATTCGAGCTTATGCATACGGCATCACTATGCCCGCAAGATACCATCATACAACCTTGCAAATGTTCCGAGCGGTCGAATGAAGTGCAAATATG GTGCAGCTATGGTGACTTGAATTCGATATCTAATGCTTTAAGATCCATAAGCCAATTCGTCTCCAAAGAAATAGacgaattaattttggaaaataacttGTTACCTTCGTTACCTGGTCAAATGTTCTCTTCTATTAAAGTACTTAGATTAATGCTGCGTGAAAACGGATTACAAAGAGTTTCCTCGAATTGGTTAGCCGGACTGGAGAATAGTTTGCAAGAAATCTACCTCGTTGAACCCGAGCTTAAGAGTTTTCCCGACGACAGTCTTATTACATTACCAAAATTAGAAGCGCTTACATTAAGCGCTAGTTCTATTACAAAAATGCCTGCCATATTTGGTTTATCTAGATTAAG gtacatacaaatagAAGCTTCTTCTTTGACTGACGTATACCCGAATAATTTTCAAGGTTTACCGTTACTCGAACAATTGCATATAACATCATCGCCAAAGATTAAACGTCTAAATGAAGACTTCATACACGACTTGCCACGATTATCGATATTAAACTTCACGCAATGCGGATTATCATACATACATCCGAGAGCTTTTACTAGATTACCAGCTCTAACGGAACTTTCATTTACTGGGAATAAATTCACTGATGCTCGATTGGTAGGTATGGCCGTTCGAGATCTGCAAAATCTAGCCACATTGAGATTAGATAGAAACTCTATAAATCGTCTAGAAGAAGCTACTTTTGTAGATATTCCGTCCTTGAGGAATGTGTATTTGAATGATAACAAGATTGGTATAATCTTCAG AGCAGCGTTTCATAGATTGCCTCGCTTAAGATCGTTGGATTTGAGTAACAATGAAATCCATATGATTCATCCGGAGAGTTTCTTACCAGCTCGAGAAAACTCTGTAGAAGAACTTTGGCTCAATAATAATCAAATCGAGCACGCTTTTACCCTACGTTTGTTGTTGGATTCATTGCCTAATTTACGTCTTCTCGATATGAGCAACAATTACATGGAAGAATTGAGTTACGGTATAGTTCAAGGTCATTCTCAATTGGAAATGTTGATATTGGAAAACAACAGGATAAAGAGAATTGGTCGAGAatcatttattaatttaccaTCTCTGAGGGAATTAAAGTTGAGGAATAATTCCATTTCTTATCAGATCGGCACACCGTATTGGAATTTGCCAGCGCTGAAA GGTTTAGATTTATCAATGAACAGTTTCGAGCACGTAGATCGTTTCCTGTTGAATGGTTTGCCCTCTTTGAGACGATTCGACATGAGTCAAAACTCATTAAAAGCTGTGGAACCTGCATCATTCGTCGGCAATCCATATTTAGAACATATAAACGTATCAAAAAACGATCTCGGTACCTTGAGTCCTTTGACATTTGGTCATCTACAAAGACTATTCGACTTAGATGTCAGCTATAACAATCTATCCCAA GTCGTATCTGGAATACCGAAAAATATCGAATACTTGTACGTAGCCGGAAATAACATCATGGTGATACCTACATCAGTAATGCACGAGTTTCAGTTATCAGCTTTGAAGCTTTTGGATTTATCCG GTAACAAGATCCATAAAGTTCCCGCTACGAGTTTCAGTTCTTTGTGTACTTTGAGGACGTTGCTGTTGAATGACAATTCTTTACAAATCATCGATCAATcgacgtttgaaaatttacctcaGCTCAGAGTGTTGAACTTGGCACATAATAAAATTCTCACTGTTAATAAGGACGCGTTCAAGAAACTTAAACATTTG agtgaattaaatttaagaaaaaatcgtttggaaattttcgagcCATCattactttctcaaaattcagaaTTGAAGAAGTTCGATATTAGTGGAAATATTTTAACGGATGTTCCAGCCAATGCTTTCGCTGCTAACAA aaaaatcgaagaattgaATATGTCAGAAAACTCACTGACAGAATTCCCATCAGCAATATCGGCAATTCCATCGCTACAAATGTTGGACTTGAGCCGCAATCAAATGAGAACGTTACCATCGAACGTTCTTCCATCGTTGCCATCCCTTCGAGAAATTCATCTATCGGGCAATAAATTACAATCTGTAAATCAAGGAGTTTTTAATAAACTTCAAAACCTGTCGATATTGGATTTAGAGAATAACGAAATTGAGCAAATCAGTCCACACGCTTTAAACAACTTACCTAGTTTAGTTATGGCGAAAATGTCGAAGAATCGAATATCTTCAATTGCCAGCTCAGCGTTTGCTGATTTGCCAGCATTACAAAGCGTTGATTTGCAACAGAATCAATTGATCGATGTAGCCAACGATGCTTTCACTGCTTGTCCGAATTTATTGATGTTAAATTTAAGTAATAATTTATTAACGAGTATGGATAAAGCTGGACTTAATGGCATTAAGACTTTAGAAGCTTTGGATTTAAGTAATAATAAGATATCGCATTTATCTGTCGATAATGTCAGAGATCTGAGTTTTCTCGTATTGTTAAAA ATGGATAATAATAGATTATGTAATATTGAGGGTACTCCGTTCGAGAAGATGTCTAGATTGCGAATGTTGAGCTTGAGGGATAACAAGATGACCACTCTTCCGGAATCTACGTTTAGTAAATTACGTTCTtccattttgtattttgatatcgaag GAAACCCGGTAAAATGTTCGTGTAACATGTTGTGGCTGCACTCTTGGTTACAACAAGACGATCAGCATCATCCTGGTCCAAGATGCTCGGATGGTGTTTTATTACGAGAACACAGAATGTCGAGACATAACTGCGAAGATGTAACAGAATTTGTCCCAGGATGTGAGTCTAGTTCGCCAATTCGTCCAACTGAAGACACTGTGCACG tTCTAGTACCCACCATAACGGTTTCTCCTACAAACGCTTCGGCTTCAGCCGCCGCTCAAGTAGTACCTAGCACGAAACCCAACAGTTATTTGAAACCTTTACCCGAGGAAACGGACTACTTCGACCCTAAATTTATCGATTACCacgaaaataattccaaaacgGTGCCTCAGAATAACTCGATCCCTCCGGCAGTGCTTTCTCATTTCATACCCGGAGATACTCCTACAATTTACGCCGGTGGAAGGAAAAAATCGAATGCAACTCAATCGCCGACCATGAACCCCAACCAAGAAACAGCGTTTACATTTTTCGGCATGCCTATACCATCGTTAAAcctggacaatttttggaactcTGGTAAATCTATGGAGAAACAGAAAAAGGACGGTAGACGCGAACAATGGCCACTTTCTGAACCCGAAATACAAAAGGATGGTTTTGTTCCAATTCTGCCTGGTGAAGGAGGATTTGTACCTATGAATATTACTACGACGCCGAAAAACCATAGCTCTTTTAGTCATCATGTATCAGGACACGCCACCATTTCGAAAGTATCTTTACCTACGAGTACTCAACGAGGTGACTCTATTGAAGACGATTCGTTCGAAATTGAACCTCCTTCCAGGATACATCGGAACGTCACTCATAGAGATCCGTTACTGGAAACCATTCCTAAACCAGGATTTCTACCTGTATCTCCAACCAACGCTACACGTATAGAAAACCGAAGGTATTCTACGACAGAAATTCCGAGAACTACCTTCATAAGCGAACCTATATTTTCCGGGGAGATTCACGATGATTCGTTCAATGATCGGATTGGGGATGTGACAACGAAACCATCAG ACTTGAATGACACAGTTCTTCGTGAAAAATCAGATAATTTTCGACCATCCCCGTTATCAGAATTTTTGGTGCCAGGAGGCCAACTATCGCCCGATTCACATCAACCGACTGGGAAGTCGACTGTGAGTAAAATACAACTAGTATCGGGTCCTTCACCTCAACACGAAGATGTCCACACATCACATTTACGATTAGCTAAGAGTTCTTTGCAATCAACTACGACGACTAGTACGGATATTAATGTGAATAAAAACCAATCGATGAGCTGGTATTACTCTAATTATAATCGATCCAATCTAGAACCTTACGTCGGTCGGTTACCTATCAAGTATTCGTCGTCACATCAAAATCATATAACGTTACCATTATTCTTAATCAacggatttttattattttttatattttaa
- the LOC135832549 gene encoding uncharacterized protein LOC135832549, whose amino-acid sequence MQNEDLQRVFNISELPNHRYNGFVLPNTDDKYTIKAKKSSPKPKKHAGLDMVTSSGKTIVKRKPRLKSCVGKGRDSVIVNGFSTVNNVLPNQKEFNSPSDKYRSNNSNNFTKSYESSNVNSVESISSILSSFSNDLNSNSGNRVRLANPLKYVENNHSRSSEATTSGIICTKNFTPFTTESELKLKTNHVNNFTPKFNSPITPSKTKLVELRKKDEESPLYSPELVPVKSIMPNNQFDEKLDGRFIDRNKIDKEPDKKIADFNSNNVYENKLFLRAKKRKQNRSKWQMDSGTRHEALQRIRTSIELHENLQNDLFPLNIGETIFEKSDSDSSEECNSTFQNNWFHSMAGIEFDDMKRSFRLNQLYSELRRQWCQIKQNKSDAPIYTEKFMKSLVDAARTRPLDAIRCLEEQERLQTSMAEPVILAKKKCALENCKNVSLPCMPTCVRHILYCEKQTLFEQCRVRESNDVQCDKPVLNIRYNYPVCSLHSKSNFTLPDFSREDILYEDVRNKNTSSSSDIYKIDFDFTNANATLTKPSVVTSSKLDAIKKKNHTVASGSKTNSTVRVTPCVPDKVEKIEKKFEKPDVKYTKNGELERKPSVIASNEILRKEEPKPNQTVPAENQNLLRDWVNLSDNQLVDAKTLENTLQNEFVNGFDINSSTIQSQIQDIINSESTLSTEMLMGTHEIPNYIQVEEMIEEVEITDEGELNGPELVHSEDLNAVLKQLPPEAFNELFSDKSDSHWGETQALERVIEEMDVRKCPLIDPSLLLEDIEPTSYASYSDNFDGNTLAENVESRFSNLTPENCSQSQS is encoded by the exons ATGCAGAATGAAGATTTACAACGCGTATTTAATATAAGTGAACTGCCTAATCATCG GTACAATGGGTTCGTATTACCGAATACCGATGATAAGTATACTATCAAAGCCAAAAAGTCATCTCCAAAACCAAAGAAGCATGCTGGACTTGATATGGTGACATCGTCTGGTAAAACCATTGTCAAACGTAAACCACGTCTGAAAAGTTGCGTCGGCAAAGGCCGAGATTCGGTGATCGTAAATGGCTTCAGCACTGTAAATAATGTATTACCAAACCAAAAAGAATTCAATTCACCATCAGACAAATACCGTAGTAATAATTCGAACAATTTCACCAAGAGCTATGAATCAAGCAATGTTAATTCCGTCGAGTCGATCAGTAGTATTCTATCGTCTTTCAGTAACGATTTGAACTCCAACTCCGGCAATCGGGTACGATTAGCAAATCCTTTGAaatatgttgaaaataatcattcgAGAAGTTCCGAAGCTACAACTAGCGGAATCATATGTACCAAAAATTTCACTCCTTTTACTACCGAAAgtgaactgaaattgaaaaccaacCATGTAAATAATTTTACTCCTAAATTCAACAGCCCGATCACTCCGAGTAAAACTAAATTGGTTGAATTGAGGAAGAAAGATGAAGAATCACCTCTTTATTCGCCAGAATTGGTACCTGTTAAGAGTATCATGCCGAATAATCAATTCGATGAAAAGCTTGATGGTAGATTCATCGATAGAAATAAAATCGATAAAGAACCcgacaaaaaaattgctgatttcaATAGCAATAATGTTTACGAAAATAAATTGTTCCTGCGCGCTAAAAAGAGAAAACAGAATCGAAGTAAATGGCAAATGGATAGCGGTACTCGTCATGAAGCTTTGCAAAGGATACGAACGTCAATAGAATTAcacgaaaatttacaaaatgatcTCTTTCCTTTAA ATATAGGTGAAACTATATTCGAAAAGTCTGACAGTGATTCCTCGGAAGAATGCAACAGtacttttcaaaacaattgGTTCCACAGCATGGCGGGAATCGAATTTGATGATATGAAACGAAGCTTTCGATTAAACCAGTTATATAGCGAGCTACGTCGTCAGTGGTgtcaaataaaacaaaataaatccgATGCACCCATATATACGGAAAAGTTCATGAAATCTCTCGTAGATGCAGCGCGAACTCGTCCATTAGATGCGATACGTTGTTTAGAAGAACAAGAGCGACTTCAAACATCGAT GGCCGAGCCTGTAATCCTGGCGAAGAAGAAATGTGCTTTAGAAAACTGTAAAAACGTCAGCTTACCATGTATGCCTACTTGCGTTCGTCATATTCTGTATTGCGAGAAGCAAACCTTATTCGAGCAATGTCGTGTACGCGAATCGAACGATGTCCAGTGCGATAAACCTGTTTTAAATATTAGATACAATTATCCAGTTTGCTCTCTGCATTCGAAGTcaaatttt ACGTTACCTGATTTTTCGCGAGAAGATATCCTATATGAAGACGTACGAAACAAAAATACCTCATCGTCATCAGATATTTATAAAATAGACTTCGACTTTACCAATGCAAACGCCACTTTAACGAAACCGTCTGTTGTAACGTCTTCCAAATTGGATgcaattaaaaagaaaaaccacaCCGTAGCTTCTGGCAGTAAAACTAATTCTACTGTCAGAGTTACTCCCTGTGTGCCCGACaaggtggaaaaaattgaaaagaaattcgaaaaaccGGACGTCAAGTACACGAAGAACGGTGAATTAGAACGGAAGCCGAGTGTAATCGCAAGTAATGAGATATTACGTAAAGAGGAGCCTAAACCTAACCAAACGGTACctgctgaaaatcaaaatttgttgagAGATTGGGTCAATTTATCGGACAATCAGTTAGTCGATGCTAAAACCTTGGAGAACACCTTACAAAATGAGTTCGTCAATGGGTTCGATATTAATTCGTCAACTATACAGAGTCAAATTCAAGATATCATCAATTCCGAGTCGACCCTATCAACTGAAATGTTGATGGGTACCCACGAAATACCTAATTACATTCAGGTCGAAG aaatgatagaGGAAGTCGAAATCACCGACGAAGGCGAATTAAATGGTCCAGAATTAGTACATAGTGAAGATTTAAACGCTGTTTTGAAACAGTTACCTCCTGAAGCGTTCAATGAATTATTTTCTG ATAAAAGCGATTCGCATTGGGGTGAAACTCAAGCCTTGGAAAGAGTCATAGAAGAAATGGATGTACGAAAGTGCCCGCTCATTGATCCTTCTCTTTTATTAGAAGATATCGAACCAACGTCGTACGCCAGTTACTCGGATAATTTTGACGGAAACACATTAGCTGAAAACGTAGAATCTAGGTTTAGCAATCTAACGCCGGAAAATTGCAGTCAATCTCAGTCCTAA